The following coding sequences lie in one Thermomicrobium sp. 4228-Ro genomic window:
- the alaS gene encoding alanine--tRNA ligase, protein MKSSEIRRAFIEFFAERGHVQVPSSSLIPSDPTVLLTTAGMQQMVPYFLGLERPPHTRLTSIQKCFRTVDIDEVGDESHLTFFEMLGNFSIGDYFKAEAISWAWEFLTEWLGVPADKWYPTVHPDDDFSYRYWRDVIGVPPERIFKLEDNWWGPVGETGPNGPDSEIHYDRGPEFGCGRPTCGPGCDCGRFLETWNLVFMEFYKEPDGTQRPLPRKNIDTGMGLERISLIMQGAGSVFETDLFFPILSEAATIAGVRYKDDRRIDRSLRVIADHARGVTFLVSDGVFPSNEGRGYVLRRVLRRAVRHGRLLGIERPFLERLADVVIEMFAHYYPNLAEQRDRIHRVIRHEEEHFQRTLATGLARFEALVEQLQRSGETVIPGDEAFRLYDTYGFPYELTEELAREAGLTVDRAGFERALERQRQLSRASVGRFADTQRQRAELYARFSERPTEFLGYETTQAEAAIVGILDVNELRTVAEAGDEVEIILDRTPFYGEAGGQVGDTGEIRADTGIVVVEDTQRPTPELIVHRGRVREGYVQVGQTVVAIVDAERRAAIRRNHTATHLLHAALRRVLGEHALQAGSLVAPDRLRFDFAHPDALSEDQLRAIEELVNEQIVQDWPVEVRYLPYRDALAEGAIALFGEKYGQTVRVVTIDAFSKELCGGTHVAHTGEIGYFLITDESSIASGVRRIEAVTGLAAVRAARKTIDVASGVARQLRVSLEQLPEQVERLQEAVRDQAKEIERLATELAAERVLPLVQSAGSVDGFRILSARVDVPTLDILRRLGDRLRDRIGSGVVILGTAIEGRPTILVMATRDAVERGVHAGRIVQVAAPVLGGRGGGRPEVAQGGGSDPRRLDEALAAARVEAERQLRGEAAG, encoded by the coding sequence ATGAAGAGCAGCGAAATCCGCCGTGCGTTCATCGAGTTCTTCGCGGAACGTGGGCACGTGCAGGTACCGAGTTCGTCGCTGATTCCGTCCGACCCGACCGTGCTCCTCACGACAGCGGGAATGCAGCAGATGGTGCCATATTTCCTGGGGCTCGAACGTCCGCCGCACACACGGTTGACCTCGATCCAGAAATGTTTCCGAACAGTCGATATCGATGAGGTTGGTGACGAGAGCCATCTCACCTTCTTCGAGATGTTGGGCAACTTTTCGATCGGCGACTATTTCAAAGCAGAAGCGATCAGTTGGGCCTGGGAGTTCCTCACCGAATGGCTCGGGGTGCCCGCAGACAAGTGGTACCCAACAGTGCATCCCGATGACGACTTTTCCTATCGCTATTGGCGTGATGTGATCGGCGTACCACCCGAGCGGATCTTCAAGCTGGAGGACAACTGGTGGGGCCCGGTCGGGGAAACTGGCCCGAACGGTCCGGACTCCGAAATTCACTACGACCGAGGGCCGGAATTCGGTTGTGGACGGCCGACCTGCGGTCCGGGATGCGATTGTGGGCGGTTTCTCGAGACCTGGAACCTCGTCTTCATGGAGTTCTACAAGGAACCGGATGGGACGCAGCGTCCACTGCCGCGCAAGAACATCGATACCGGCATGGGACTGGAGCGGATTTCGCTCATCATGCAGGGTGCGGGATCGGTCTTCGAGACCGACCTCTTCTTCCCGATCCTGAGTGAAGCGGCGACGATCGCAGGCGTGCGCTACAAGGACGATCGGCGTATCGACCGCTCGCTCCGCGTCATCGCCGATCATGCTCGCGGTGTCACCTTTCTCGTCAGCGATGGGGTCTTCCCCAGCAACGAGGGGCGGGGCTATGTGCTCCGGCGTGTGCTGCGTCGAGCTGTGCGGCACGGCCGGCTGCTCGGCATCGAGCGTCCATTCTTGGAACGGCTCGCCGACGTTGTCATCGAAATGTTCGCGCACTACTACCCGAACCTCGCTGAACAACGTGATCGGATCCATCGCGTCATTCGGCACGAGGAGGAGCATTTCCAGCGGACGCTCGCGACCGGACTGGCCCGCTTCGAAGCATTGGTCGAGCAACTCCAGCGTTCGGGGGAGACGGTCATTCCGGGCGACGAAGCGTTCCGTCTGTACGACACGTACGGTTTCCCCTACGAGCTGACGGAAGAACTGGCGCGTGAGGCCGGCCTGACGGTCGATCGGGCGGGTTTCGAGCGGGCGCTCGAACGGCAGCGGCAACTCAGTCGCGCGAGTGTCGGACGCTTCGCCGATACACAGCGGCAGCGAGCGGAGCTGTACGCACGTTTCTCGGAGCGCCCGACGGAGTTCCTCGGTTATGAGACCACCCAGGCCGAGGCGGCGATCGTTGGGATCCTCGATGTGAACGAGCTTCGGACGGTGGCGGAGGCGGGGGACGAGGTCGAGATCATCCTCGATCGCACACCGTTCTACGGTGAGGCAGGAGGACAGGTCGGCGATACCGGTGAAATTCGTGCCGATACCGGCATCGTCGTCGTTGAAGATACGCAGCGACCGACTCCGGAGCTGATCGTGCATCGAGGCCGGGTGCGCGAGGGGTACGTGCAGGTGGGGCAGACGGTGGTCGCCATCGTCGATGCCGAACGGCGGGCAGCGATCCGGCGCAATCACACGGCGACGCATCTCCTGCATGCTGCACTGCGGCGTGTGCTCGGTGAGCATGCTCTCCAGGCCGGCTCGCTGGTAGCTCCGGACCGCCTGCGCTTCGATTTTGCTCACCCGGATGCGCTGAGCGAGGATCAGCTCCGTGCGATCGAGGAACTCGTCAACGAACAGATTGTTCAGGACTGGCCGGTCGAGGTACGGTATCTCCCGTATCGCGACGCGCTCGCCGAGGGAGCGATCGCACTTTTCGGCGAAAAATACGGCCAAACGGTGCGAGTCGTCACCATCGACGCGTTCAGCAAAGAGCTGTGTGGTGGAACGCACGTCGCTCATACTGGAGAAATCGGCTATTTCCTGATCACGGACGAGAGTAGCATCGCGAGTGGTGTGCGGCGGATCGAGGCGGTTACCGGATTAGCAGCGGTTCGCGCTGCCCGAAAGACGATCGATGTCGCGAGTGGGGTCGCGCGGCAACTGCGCGTGTCGCTCGAGCAGTTGCCGGAGCAGGTCGAGCGATTACAGGAAGCAGTTCGGGACCAGGCGAAGGAAATCGAGCGACTCGCAACGGAACTGGCTGCCGAGCGTGTCCTACCATTGGTCCAGTCAGCAGGAAGCGTCGATGGTTTCCGGATCCTGAGTGCTCGAGTCGACGTTCCCACGCTCGATATCTTGCGGCGCCTCGGTGACCGCTTGCGCGATCGGATCGGATCTGGAGTCGTGATTCTGGGAACGGCGATCGAAGGTCGCCCGACCATTCTGGTCATGGCGACGCGCGATGCGGTTGAACGCGGTGTTCATGCTGGCCGCATCGTCCAGGTGGCTGCTCCCGTACTCGGTGGACGGGGGGGAGGACGACCAGAGGTCGCCCAGGGTGGAGGCTCGGATCCGAGACGTCTGGACGAAGCGCTGGCTGCAGCACGCGTCGAAGCTGAGCGGCAGCTCCGAGGTGAAGCGGCGGGCTGA
- a CDS encoding bifunctional 5,10-methylenetetrahydrofolate dehydrogenase/5,10-methenyltetrahydrofolate cyclohydrolase, which yields MPARLLTGAPVVEDLHREIETRLATLSPDAPRPTLALLVPEDPSARAYAKAIRKQFTKLNLNIRAIWLEETASEAEFVRLVKQLGDDASITGILALQPLPRSIPRLLLANLIPPEKDVDGVSFAQQGRLALGQPDIAPSTPLGGLLLLRHYGIEIAGHHAVVIGRSPVVGRPLALLLLAADATVTICHSRTPNLAEMTRQADILLTAAGHPRLVTADMVKPGAVVVDFGVSVIDGQLVGDVDPAVRERASALTPVPGGTGPVTTAVLACNLLHLAGLWPDWPPR from the coding sequence ATGCCAGCACGCCTTCTGACCGGCGCCCCAGTCGTGGAAGACCTCCATCGCGAGATCGAAACGCGACTGGCTACGCTCTCACCAGACGCTCCACGCCCGACTCTCGCACTCCTCGTTCCCGAGGATCCCTCAGCACGTGCCTACGCCAAGGCCATACGCAAGCAATTCACCAAGTTAAACTTGAATATTCGTGCTATATGGCTGGAAGAAACCGCGAGCGAGGCAGAATTCGTCCGCCTCGTCAAGCAACTCGGCGACGACGCATCGATCACCGGCATCCTCGCGCTCCAGCCACTGCCACGTAGCATTCCCCGGCTGCTCCTCGCGAACCTCATCCCCCCAGAAAAGGATGTCGATGGTGTGTCGTTCGCTCAGCAAGGACGGCTCGCGCTCGGTCAGCCCGACATAGCCCCCAGTACTCCGCTCGGCGGTCTCCTCCTGCTTCGTCATTACGGAATCGAAATCGCGGGCCACCATGCCGTCGTGATCGGCCGCAGCCCCGTTGTCGGCCGTCCCCTTGCTCTCTTGCTCCTCGCCGCTGATGCCACGGTAACCATCTGTCATAGTCGCACACCGAACCTCGCCGAGATGACGCGCCAGGCCGATATCCTCCTCACTGCGGCTGGGCATCCCCGACTCGTGACAGCGGACATGGTCAAGCCCGGTGCGGTGGTCGTGGACTTCGGCGTCTCGGTGATCGACGGACAACTGGTCGGTGATGTCGACCCCGCAGTCCGCGAGCGGGCCAGCGCCTTGACCCCAGTCCCCGGCGGCACCGGTCCGGTCACCACAGCAGTATTAGCGTGTAATTTGCTTCACTTGGCGGGACTCTGGCCCGACTGGCCTCCGCGCTGA
- the ruvX gene encoding Holliday junction resolvase RuvX has translation MSEASERPGRALGLDVGERRIGVAVSDELGLIASPAATIDLEREGLNALLSLIERYAPSVIVVGLPVTMRGREGAQAAETRRFVELLRPHVRCPIVFWDERLTSTAAERLLTESGMRRNRRRQTVDAVAAALLLQSYLDAQRSRQGRGEQK, from the coding sequence GTGAGCGAGGCGAGTGAGCGTCCCGGACGAGCGCTCGGTTTGGATGTCGGTGAACGACGGATCGGGGTAGCGGTGAGTGACGAGCTCGGCTTGATTGCGAGTCCGGCCGCGACGATCGACCTCGAGCGTGAGGGACTGAACGCGTTGTTGTCACTGATCGAACGATATGCCCCATCTGTCATCGTCGTCGGACTTCCGGTGACGATGCGTGGGCGTGAGGGCGCACAAGCAGCGGAGACGCGACGGTTCGTCGAACTCCTGCGACCGCATGTCCGATGTCCGATCGTGTTCTGGGACGAGCGGCTGACCAGTACAGCGGCTGAGCGGTTGCTCACGGAAAGCGGGATGCGACGGAACCGTCGCCGCCAGACGGTCGACGCGGTGGCAGCAGCACTCCTGTTGCAGAGCTATCTCGATGCGCAGCGCTCGCGGCAGGGGCGAGGTGAGCAGAAGTAG
- a CDS encoding cyclic-di-AMP receptor, which produces MKLVIAVVQNEDADAIVEALLERQFRATRLASTGGFLRRGNTTLLIGVEDDEVETVLGIVRERAKTRVRQESPQGTVQGAAATIFVIPLEDCQRL; this is translated from the coding sequence ATGAAGCTCGTAATCGCTGTCGTCCAAAACGAAGATGCCGATGCGATCGTCGAGGCACTGCTCGAGCGCCAGTTCCGCGCGACGCGCCTCGCGAGTACCGGTGGATTTCTCCGGAGAGGTAACACGACGCTCCTCATCGGCGTCGAGGACGATGAGGTCGAGACCGTACTGGGAATCGTCCGCGAACGTGCCAAGACGCGGGTTCGGCAAGAATCACCGCAAGGGACTGTCCAGGGCGCTGCAGCGACAATCTTCGTCATCCCCCTCGAGGACTGCCAGCGTCTCTGA